One Pseudorhodoplanes sinuspersici DNA segment encodes these proteins:
- a CDS encoding TRAP transporter large permease, with the protein MPASEILAILMLVSFFVLLIAGIPVALTLATAGLVFGYLGFGSLLFNLLPSRIFGVVTNSTLLAIPLFVFMGMMLEKSKLAEDLMDVIGHLAGSLRGGLGIGIVLVGVLLGATTGIVGATIVTLGLLTLPGMLRRGYDKRLACGVICASGTLGQIIPPSLILILLADILNESVGTLFAAAMVPGLLLAAIYVIYILVLGIIRPDMVPAFSQEERDLISKKELLTKSFKVVAPPVALVGAVLGSIIAGIAAPSEAASMGALGAIVVTAIGGRLNWSVVRETAQATTKITAMMMFILICAQAFALAFRGLQGEKIVHDLFAFLPGGVNSDIWFLMLIIFILGFFIEWIEISYIAVPLFLPVFIQANVDLVWLAALICINLQTSFLTPPFGWALFFLRGVTPPEVTTGDIYRGVIPFIIMQFVALVLVFQFPALATWLPKAIGW; encoded by the coding sequence ATGCCGGCGTCGGAAATCCTCGCCATCCTGATGCTGGTATCGTTTTTCGTGCTGCTGATAGCCGGCATTCCTGTTGCGCTGACATTGGCAACGGCAGGCCTTGTCTTCGGCTATCTTGGTTTCGGCAGTCTGCTGTTCAATCTTCTCCCCAGCCGCATCTTCGGGGTGGTCACCAATTCGACGCTCCTCGCGATTCCTCTGTTCGTGTTCATGGGAATGATGCTGGAAAAATCGAAACTGGCCGAAGATCTGATGGATGTGATCGGCCATCTCGCAGGATCGCTGCGCGGCGGACTGGGGATCGGCATCGTGCTTGTCGGCGTTCTACTCGGGGCCACGACGGGCATTGTCGGCGCGACCATTGTCACGCTTGGCCTGCTCACGTTACCCGGCATGCTGCGGCGCGGTTACGATAAGAGGCTTGCTTGTGGTGTGATCTGCGCGTCCGGAACGCTTGGTCAGATCATTCCGCCAAGTCTCATTCTCATTCTGCTCGCCGACATTCTCAATGAATCGGTCGGCACACTGTTTGCCGCGGCGATGGTTCCGGGGCTGCTGTTGGCGGCGATTTATGTCATCTACATTCTCGTACTCGGCATCATTCGCCCCGATATGGTGCCAGCCTTCTCGCAAGAGGAGCGCGACCTTATTTCGAAAAAAGAGCTCTTGACGAAATCCTTCAAGGTGGTCGCGCCTCCGGTCGCCCTTGTCGGTGCGGTGCTCGGTTCGATCATTGCCGGAATCGCGGCGCCCTCGGAGGCCGCTTCGATGGGAGCGCTCGGCGCCATCGTCGTTACGGCCATCGGTGGGCGCCTGAATTGGAGTGTCGTCCGCGAAACCGCGCAAGCTACGACGAAGATCACGGCGATGATGATGTTCATCCTGATCTGCGCGCAGGCCTTTGCGCTCGCCTTCCGCGGATTGCAGGGTGAAAAAATTGTTCACGATCTCTTTGCGTTCCTGCCGGGTGGCGTCAATTCGGACATCTGGTTCCTGATGCTGATCATCTTCATCCTCGGTTTCTTCATCGAGTGGATCGAGATTTCCTACATCGCGGTGCCGTTATTCCTGCCGGTGTTCATTCAGGCCAATGTCGATCTGGTCTGGCTCGCGGCCCTGATATGCATCAATCTTCAGACGTCGTTCCTGACGCCGCCCTTCGGCTGGGCATTGTTCTTCCTGCGTGGTGTGACGCCGCCGGAGGTGACGACCGGCGACATCTATCGCGGGGTGATCCCATTCATCATCATGCAGTTCGTCGCGCTGGTGCTGGTCTTCCAGTTCCCGGCGCTGGCGACGTGGCTGCCCAAGGCGATCGGCTGGTAA
- a CDS encoding TRAP transporter large permease, protein MFGFGNPELGVLMLFLFVIFIMLGFPIAFTLMALGIFFGYYAMGDLVFSLAVQRTYSVMTNDVLISIPLFVFMGYVIERANILDRLFRSLQLAAGPMPASLAIATLATCAIFATATGIVGAVVTLMGLLAFPAMLRAGYDVKISAGVICAGGCLGILIPPSVMLILYGATAGVSVVKLYAGAFFPGIMLASLYILFTMVMALLNPKLAPRLPAEQRNVPIATVFWSLVTSFLPLFALIAAALGSIVFGLATPSEAAAMGSLGALLLAVGYGADYSQRWRLLLIRAYGIAAGLFLLYLLVAGLLAHVSVDRHVLMVFGFLTLGVGIVLIPGTSFTLGQLKESVFLTARTTAMVCWLFVGSFLFSAVFAYLGGHEPIEKFVLALNLNSTGFMILAQIIIFVLGWPLEWTEIIVIFMPIFLPLLKTFNVDPLFFGLLVALNIQTSFLSPPVAMAPFYLKGVAPSWVNINDIFRGVLPYLMIVIVSMIMLYTFPQIGLWLPNYLYQ, encoded by the coding sequence ATGTTCGGCTTCGGCAATCCGGAACTGGGAGTGCTGATGCTCTTCCTGTTCGTCATCTTCATCATGCTCGGCTTCCCGATTGCATTCACCCTCATGGCGCTTGGCATTTTCTTTGGTTATTACGCGATGGGCGATCTGGTTTTCTCGCTCGCGGTCCAGCGCACCTATTCGGTGATGACCAACGACGTGCTGATCTCGATCCCGCTTTTCGTGTTCATGGGCTATGTGATCGAGCGCGCGAATATTCTTGATCGCTTGTTCCGATCGCTGCAGCTTGCAGCAGGCCCGATGCCGGCGTCTTTGGCAATCGCGACGCTCGCCACCTGCGCCATCTTTGCGACCGCGACCGGCATCGTCGGTGCGGTCGTGACGTTGATGGGGCTGCTGGCATTCCCGGCCATGCTGCGCGCCGGCTACGACGTCAAGATTTCGGCTGGTGTCATCTGCGCGGGTGGTTGTCTCGGCATTCTGATCCCGCCCAGCGTCATGCTCATCCTCTATGGGGCGACTGCAGGCGTCTCGGTGGTGAAGCTCTATGCGGGCGCATTCTTTCCCGGCATCATGCTCGCCAGTCTCTACATTCTTTTCACCATGGTCATGGCTCTCCTCAATCCGAAGCTGGCGCCGCGGTTGCCGGCTGAGCAGCGCAATGTTCCTATCGCGACAGTGTTTTGGTCGCTGGTAACCTCGTTTCTGCCGCTCTTTGCGTTGATCGCGGCCGCTCTTGGATCGATTGTGTTCGGTCTGGCAACGCCGTCGGAAGCTGCCGCCATGGGGTCTCTCGGCGCCTTGCTGCTCGCTGTCGGCTATGGTGCCGATTATTCGCAGCGGTGGAGGCTGCTTCTCATTCGAGCCTACGGTATTGCCGCAGGTCTGTTTCTTCTTTACCTGCTCGTCGCCGGCTTGTTGGCCCATGTCAGTGTCGACCGCCATGTTCTGATGGTGTTCGGGTTCCTGACATTGGGTGTCGGTATCGTCCTGATCCCGGGCACGAGTTTCACGCTCGGGCAGCTCAAGGAATCGGTGTTCCTGACGGCGCGGACAACGGCGATGGTGTGTTGGCTGTTCGTCGGCTCGTTCCTGTTCTCGGCGGTCTTTGCCTATCTCGGCGGCCATGAGCCGATCGAAAAATTCGTGCTGGCGCTCAACCTCAATTCGACGGGCTTCATGATCCTCGCCCAGATCATCATTTTCGTCCTGGGCTGGCCGCTCGAATGGACGGAGATCATTGTGATCTTCATGCCGATCTTCCTGCCACTGCTGAAGACCTTCAATGTTGATCCGCTGTTTTTCGGGCTGCTGGTGGCGCTGAATATTCAGACTTCGTTCCTGTCGCCGCCGGTGGCGATGGCACCGTTCTATCTGAAGGGGGTGGCGCCGAGCTGGGTGAACATCAACGATATTTTTCGCGGTGTTCTGCCCTATCTCATGATCGTTATCGTCTCGATGATCATGCTCTATACATTTCCACAGATCGGACTCTGGCTGCCGAATTATCTGTACCAGTAA
- a CDS encoding C1 family peptidase, whose product MPTDVDGYGYDPTIHEARPVTRPRYVETLPSSHNIPSKFLPPVGQQGTTENEGYPGSCCAWATTYGLATYTAAKAGKVDPSTTAGQASPAFIYIQVLNGNGQSGTCGDTSFSSYFSRLAFDGTPSMQTAPYVANCAQLWEKYGKANLTPDAAFKIGPIKWVDVSDLDSVKQVLASDRALAYGTHLYTDWSEYQGEPVPYVGNGDPKVGKNGKPVGHCMLIIGYDDNKGGEGVGAVLIQNSQGTAWGSNGYVWMAYSTFQALAEGQACYVAD is encoded by the coding sequence ATGCCGACCGACGTTGATGGCTACGGTTACGATCCGACAATCCACGAAGCAAGGCCAGTCACCCGGCCGCGATATGTCGAAACATTGCCGTCCTCGCACAACATACCGAGCAAGTTCTTACCGCCCGTCGGGCAGCAGGGCACAACGGAAAACGAAGGCTATCCCGGCTCGTGCTGCGCCTGGGCCACGACTTACGGGCTCGCAACCTACACGGCAGCAAAAGCGGGAAAGGTCGATCCGTCTACAACCGCTGGCCAGGCAAGCCCGGCTTTCATTTACATCCAGGTGTTGAACGGAAACGGCCAATCAGGAACTTGCGGCGACACGAGTTTCAGTTCCTATTTCAGTCGCCTTGCCTTCGATGGTACGCCTTCCATGCAGACTGCGCCCTATGTGGCAAATTGCGCGCAGCTTTGGGAGAAATACGGCAAGGCCAATCTTACTCCCGATGCTGCGTTCAAAATCGGGCCGATCAAGTGGGTGGACGTCAGCGACCTCGACAGCGTGAAACAGGTCCTGGCCTCGGACAGAGCGCTTGCCTATGGAACGCATCTCTATACGGACTGGTCAGAATACCAAGGTGAGCCGGTGCCCTATGTCGGCAATGGCGATCCCAAGGTCGGCAAGAACGGCAAGCCGGTTGGGCATTGCATGCTGATCATCGGTTATGACGACAACAAGGGCGGTGAAGGTGTAGGCGCGGTACTGATCCAGAATAGCCAGGGAACGGCCTGGGGCAGCAACGGCTATGTCTGGATGGCCTACAGCACGTTCCAGGCCCTGGCTGAAGGACAGGCCTGTTACGTCGCAGATTAG
- a CDS encoding amidase produces the protein MTDVALSNLTACQAATEIARGAISAQDYTRACLARIEEVESEIQAFAHFDPAHAIAQARELDAHKARGGTLGPLHGIPVAIKDIIDTSDYPTEFGSPLFKDRRPFDDATIVAKLRSAGAVILGKTVTTEFAYFHPGKTRNPHDTARTPGGSSSGSAAAVASGMVPLAIGSQTNGSIIRPASFCGVFAIKPSHGLVSRHGVLTLSRALDHVGPFARTLEDLGLILETLAGFDPEDPDTRPIAVPPFRKAVTEKFPLEPRIAFVRTPIWDKADIATRTAFEGLAEALGPACYPVELPERYAEAWEAHRVVMASDMAHRFGALVDQRGDGVSSVLHDLVAEGRKVTATQYLAARDLAQSLAKGLNEIFEECNAIITPAAPGVAPIGHNSTGNPAFCSLWTLVGLPSISLPLLEGEGGMPLGVQLIGARNDDVRLFRTAKWLAEKITPKGKKRAKKS, from the coding sequence TTGACCGACGTTGCACTTTCAAACCTGACAGCCTGCCAGGCCGCTACGGAGATCGCGCGCGGCGCAATTTCCGCGCAGGATTACACGCGCGCGTGTCTTGCACGCATCGAAGAGGTCGAGAGCGAAATCCAGGCCTTCGCTCATTTCGATCCTGCGCATGCCATCGCACAAGCGCGGGAACTCGACGCGCATAAGGCGCGCGGCGGGACGCTGGGGCCGTTGCACGGTATACCTGTTGCCATCAAGGACATCATCGACACCAGCGACTATCCGACCGAATTCGGCTCGCCGCTGTTCAAGGACCGCCGCCCATTTGACGACGCGACCATTGTCGCCAAGCTGCGGAGCGCAGGCGCGGTGATCCTTGGCAAGACGGTCACAACCGAATTCGCCTACTTTCACCCCGGCAAAACCCGCAATCCGCACGATACGGCCAGGACCCCTGGCGGTTCTTCGTCCGGGTCGGCCGCAGCCGTCGCGTCCGGCATGGTGCCGCTCGCGATCGGGTCGCAGACCAATGGTTCGATCATCAGGCCCGCCTCTTTCTGTGGCGTCTTCGCCATCAAACCGAGTCACGGTCTGGTGTCGCGTCACGGCGTGCTTACTCTCTCGCGTGCGCTCGATCATGTCGGTCCCTTCGCGCGCACACTGGAAGATCTCGGATTGATCCTGGAAACGCTTGCCGGGTTCGACCCGGAGGATCCCGATACGCGTCCCATTGCGGTGCCGCCATTCCGCAAGGCCGTGACCGAGAAATTTCCGTTGGAGCCGCGCATTGCATTTGTGCGCACGCCAATCTGGGACAAAGCCGATATTGCAACGCGGACGGCTTTCGAGGGTCTGGCGGAAGCACTCGGACCTGCCTGCTACCCGGTCGAATTGCCGGAGCGCTATGCCGAAGCCTGGGAGGCGCATCGCGTGGTGATGGCGTCAGACATGGCGCATCGCTTTGGCGCGCTCGTTGACCAGCGCGGAGACGGTGTTAGCTCCGTATTGCACGATCTGGTTGCCGAGGGCCGCAAGGTGACGGCGACGCAATATCTCGCCGCACGCGATCTTGCGCAGTCGCTCGCGAAGGGCCTCAATGAAATTTTTGAGGAGTGCAACGCGATCATCACGCCAGCCGCGCCTGGCGTGGCGCCGATCGGTCACAATTCCACCGGCAATCCGGCTTTCTGCTCGCTATGGACGCTGGTCGGCCTGCCGTCGATATCGTTGCCGCTGTTGGAAGGCGAAGGCGGCATGCCGCTTGGCGTTCAGCTCATCGGCGCGCGCAACGACGACGTCCGCTTATTTCGGACTGCGAAATGGCTGGCGGAAAAGATCACACCAAAAGGCAAGAAGCGCGCGAAGAAATCCTGA
- a CDS encoding TRAP transporter small permease subunit, with protein MEKLAHGIDAFVDLVGRATSWLALGIALVMGANVLLRYAFSYGFIWAQELEWHIFVPICLFGMSYALLHGEHVRVDVLFQYYTPRNKHLVEVISAFISMAFCVIVIWLSIPYVYQSWSIGEGTANPGGIDYRYIVKSLIPIGFAILFLQSLSEAIKNYIAMRRA; from the coding sequence GTGGAGAAACTGGCCCACGGGATCGACGCATTCGTCGATCTCGTGGGCCGTGCTACGTCATGGCTGGCGCTGGGTATCGCGCTTGTCATGGGCGCGAACGTACTGCTGCGTTATGCGTTTTCCTACGGCTTCATCTGGGCGCAGGAACTGGAGTGGCACATTTTCGTGCCGATCTGTCTGTTCGGTATGTCCTATGCGCTGCTTCACGGCGAGCATGTTCGGGTCGACGTGCTGTTCCAGTATTACACGCCGCGCAACAAGCATCTCGTCGAGGTGATTTCGGCGTTCATCTCGATGGCCTTCTGCGTCATCGTGATCTGGCTGTCGATCCCGTATGTCTACCAATCCTGGTCGATCGGGGAAGGGACGGCCAATCCCGGCGGCATCGATTATCGCTATATCGTCAAGTCGCTGATCCCGATCGGCTTTGCCATCCTGTTTCTGCAATCGCTGTCCGAAGCGATCAAGAATTACATCGCAATGCGGAGAGCTTAA
- a CDS encoding NAD(P)/FAD-dependent oxidoreductase — protein sequence MPHITRRDFFNGFALGIAAGLTPVQQLFAQDAVRYPPALMGMRGQHDGSFEAAHAMRDGQTPSFDHVAIDERYDLVIVGAGISGLSAAFFYRQQNPDARILILDNHDDFGGHAKRNEFRIGDRLVLSYGGSESLQSPMGLYSNVAKRLLRDLNVDIDRFRTAFDRNLYPSLGLSRGVFFPREHFGRDVLVNGDPTAMVADDLGPGLLNEKTPQDFVAGFPLPDDEKAQVLALYDRTRDPLVGKTTEEKTAFLETVSYRDYLIKTCDLSEKAANCFHGRSLDFMALASDMIPAAGAREIGLPGFAGLGLPEQASPERDEPYIYHFPDGNASIARLLVRALIPGAAPGNTMEDIVLAPFFYERLDRDGNAVCIRLDSTCVNVKSTPSGAELAYVRHGKMHRVKATHTILACFNMAIPYMMPDLPEEQRNALLRNVKAPLVYTKVLMRNWKAFANLGVHEISGPMSFHSRVKLDYPVSMGGYRHPRDPSEPMGLHLVHVPNESNPGMEARDQFRLGRMQLLDMTFADFETRIRDELDRMLGAGGFSSARDITAITVNRWSHGYSYGANSLFDSGELANTIERARQPAGRVAIANSDSDWHAYAHSAIDQAHRAVREVLIG from the coding sequence ATGCCGCACATCACGCGTCGCGATTTCTTCAATGGTTTTGCGCTCGGCATTGCCGCCGGCCTGACACCCGTCCAGCAGCTTTTCGCGCAGGATGCCGTTCGCTATCCGCCGGCTCTCATGGGCATGCGCGGCCAGCATGATGGCTCGTTCGAGGCGGCGCATGCGATGCGCGATGGGCAGACGCCATCGTTCGATCATGTCGCAATCGACGAGCGTTACGATCTCGTCATTGTCGGTGCCGGCATCAGCGGCCTGTCGGCGGCCTTTTTCTACCGGCAGCAGAATCCCGATGCCCGCATCCTGATCCTCGACAATCACGACGATTTCGGCGGTCACGCCAAGCGCAATGAATTTCGCATCGGCGATCGTCTCGTCCTCAGCTATGGCGGCAGCGAGTCGCTGCAATCGCCGATGGGCCTTTACAGCAATGTCGCCAAACGACTGCTGCGCGATCTGAATGTCGATATCGACCGCTTCCGGACGGCGTTCGATCGCAATCTCTATCCCTCGCTCGGCCTGTCGCGTGGCGTATTCTTTCCGCGCGAGCATTTCGGCCGCGATGTCCTGGTGAATGGCGATCCGACCGCAATGGTGGCCGACGATCTTGGTCCCGGATTGCTGAATGAAAAGACGCCGCAGGACTTCGTTGCCGGCTTTCCGCTGCCGGACGACGAGAAGGCTCAGGTCCTCGCATTGTATGATCGGACACGCGATCCGCTGGTGGGAAAGACCACCGAGGAAAAGACCGCTTTTCTCGAAACAGTCAGCTACCGCGATTATCTGATCAAGACATGCGACCTGAGCGAAAAGGCCGCGAACTGCTTCCATGGCCGTTCGCTCGATTTCATGGCACTGGCGAGCGACATGATCCCGGCTGCGGGTGCGCGCGAGATCGGATTGCCCGGTTTTGCCGGCCTTGGGCTACCGGAGCAGGCGAGTCCCGAACGCGACGAGCCCTACATCTATCATTTTCCCGACGGCAATGCCTCGATCGCGCGGCTCCTGGTGCGCGCGTTGATTCCTGGTGCCGCTCCCGGCAACACGATGGAAGACATCGTGCTGGCGCCGTTCTTCTATGAACGCCTCGATCGCGACGGCAATGCCGTGTGTATCCGTCTCGACAGCACCTGCGTGAACGTCAAGTCAACACCGTCAGGCGCAGAGCTGGCTTATGTCCGGCACGGCAAAATGCATCGCGTGAAAGCCACGCACACCATCCTTGCCTGTTTCAACATGGCCATTCCCTACATGATGCCGGACTTGCCGGAAGAGCAGCGCAACGCGCTTCTCCGCAACGTCAAGGCGCCACTCGTTTATACCAAGGTGCTGATGCGCAACTGGAAGGCTTTCGCCAATCTCGGTGTGCACGAGATTTCCGGGCCAATGTCGTTCCACAGCCGCGTGAAGCTCGATTACCCGGTCAGCATGGGCGGTTATCGTCATCCGCGCGATCCTTCGGAGCCCATGGGGCTGCATCTCGTGCATGTGCCGAACGAGTCCAATCCGGGCATGGAAGCGCGCGACCAGTTCCGTCTCGGCCGCATGCAGCTTCTGGACATGACCTTTGCCGATTTCGAAACGCGCATACGCGACGAACTTGACCGCATGCTGGGGGCAGGCGGCTTTTCCAGTGCGCGGGATATCACTGCGATCACGGTCAACCGCTGGTCGCATGGATATTCCTATGGCGCCAATTCACTGTTCGATTCAGGAGAACTGGCAAACACGATCGAACGCGCGCGTCAGCCCGCCGGCCGTGTTGCCATCGCCAATTCGGATTCGGACTGGCACGCCTATGCGCATTCCGCGATCGATCAGGCGCATCGGGCCGTGCGGGAAGTGCTGATAGGGTGA
- a CDS encoding TRAP transporter small permease subunit, which yields MNRVLFLVDELSTWVGKTVAWCILILTFTTSYEVFSRYFFGAPTDWAFDVSYILYGTLFMLAGAYTLARNGHVRGDFLYRAWQPRTQAKLDLVLYLLFFFPGILALIYSGYGFAKMAWLMGERSSASPNGPIIWPFKWIIPITGVLMLLQGMVEVVRCGICIRTGEWPPRLHDVEEIDKIVLEKAEHGEIAVVKELEEIGQRKGAI from the coding sequence ATGAATCGCGTCTTGTTTCTAGTGGACGAGTTAAGCACGTGGGTCGGCAAGACCGTCGCATGGTGCATCCTCATCTTGACGTTCACCACCAGCTACGAAGTCTTCTCGCGTTATTTCTTCGGTGCGCCTACAGACTGGGCTTTTGACGTCTCCTACATTCTGTACGGCACGCTGTTCATGCTGGCCGGTGCCTATACGCTGGCGCGCAACGGCCATGTCCGCGGCGATTTTCTCTACCGCGCTTGGCAGCCTCGTACCCAGGCCAAGCTCGATCTTGTGCTGTATCTGCTGTTTTTCTTTCCCGGCATTCTTGCGCTGATTTATTCCGGTTACGGCTTCGCCAAGATGGCCTGGCTGATGGGCGAGCGATCTTCGGCGAGCCCCAACGGCCCGATCATTTGGCCGTTCAAATGGATCATCCCCATCACCGGCGTCCTGATGCTGTTGCAGGGGATGGTCGAAGTGGTTCGCTGCGGGATTTGCATCCGGACCGGCGAATGGCCGCCGCGGCTCCACGATGTGGAGGAAATCGACAAGATCGTGCTGGAAAAAGCGGAGCATGGTGAGATCGCGGTCGTCAAGGAGCTTGAGGAAATCGGGCAACGCAAGGGTGCAATCTGA
- a CDS encoding TRAP transporter substrate-binding protein, which yields MKRRDFTKIALAGAAASVAAPAVVRAQTTFNWKMTSFYGPNAAFYSTGPGGAKDLCKRIEDMSNGRIKIQFYGAGELIPAAEGFDAVSSGTVEMNYANSYFWTGKSFAAQYFTAVPFGLNFQGFNGWMYDGGGLGLWREVYDRFNLVPFVCGNTGVQMTGWFRKPIEKPEDLQGLKMRIPGLAGRVYKELGVDSRLIAPGEIFPSLERGVIDAAEFVGPYLDRQLGLQKVAKYYYTTGWHEMATASELTINKAKWNSLPPDLKAIVENACAACNTISEAWCQKNNAEAMEDLVKNQGVIAQPLPDSVVKALKVATDKILAEAVAKDPVTKKVNDSYMAYKAKYDAWADLSEAVYHSKIRKA from the coding sequence ATGAAACGTCGGGATTTCACAAAAATTGCTTTGGCGGGAGCCGCGGCGAGTGTTGCCGCGCCTGCGGTGGTGCGCGCGCAAACCACCTTTAATTGGAAAATGACCAGCTTTTATGGGCCAAATGCGGCGTTTTATTCAACCGGTCCGGGCGGTGCGAAAGACCTCTGCAAGCGCATCGAGGACATGTCCAATGGCCGGATCAAGATCCAGTTCTATGGCGCCGGCGAACTGATCCCGGCGGCTGAAGGTTTCGACGCCGTCTCATCCGGCACGGTCGAGATGAACTACGCCAATTCGTATTTCTGGACCGGCAAGAGCTTTGCCGCGCAATACTTCACAGCGGTGCCGTTCGGGCTGAATTTCCAGGGTTTCAACGGCTGGATGTATGATGGCGGTGGCCTCGGTCTGTGGCGCGAGGTCTACGACCGTTTCAATCTCGTGCCGTTCGTTTGCGGCAATACCGGCGTGCAGATGACCGGCTGGTTCCGCAAGCCGATCGAAAAGCCCGAAGACCTGCAGGGTCTCAAGATGCGCATCCCCGGCCTTGCCGGCCGTGTCTACAAGGAGCTTGGGGTCGACTCGCGCCTGATTGCGCCGGGCGAAATCTTTCCCTCGCTCGAACGCGGCGTCATCGATGCTGCGGAATTCGTCGGCCCGTATCTCGATCGTCAGCTCGGTCTGCAGAAGGTCGCGAAATATTACTACACGACCGGCTGGCACGAGATGGCGACCGCGAGCGAACTCACCATCAACAAGGCGAAGTGGAATTCGTTGCCGCCCGACCTCAAAGCCATCGTGGAAAATGCATGCGCCGCCTGCAACACGATCAGCGAGGCCTGGTGCCAGAAGAACAATGCCGAAGCGATGGAAGATCTGGTGAAGAACCAGGGCGTGATCGCGCAGCCGCTGCCGGATTCAGTGGTGAAGGCGCTCAAGGTTGCGACCGACAAAATCCTCGCCGAAGCGGTTGCCAAGGATCCGGTCACCAAGAAGGTCAATGACTCTTACATGGCGTACAAGGCGAAATACGATGCCTGGGCCGATCTGAGCGAAGCCGTCTACCATAGCAAGATCAGAAAGGCGTAA
- a CDS encoding TRAP transporter substrate-binding protein: MTAKSRTSRRKFLLAAGATGAATIAMPQVSRAQTTTWKYQSTWPTKDIFHEMAVDYAKKVNDMTGGRLKLDVLAAGAVVPAFQMADAVHSGVLDAGHGVTAYWYGKHKAYSLFGTPPSFGWDAHSMLAWFYYGGGEPLYKELVNDILKLNLVGFLYFPMPTQPLGWFKKEMKTGDDFKGLKYRTVGLSADVFKDMGAAVTILPGGEIVPAMDRGLLDAAEFNNPSSDILLGFPDVSKFFMMGSHHQQSEAFEIIFNKQKFDAQPAEVKSILRNAAFAATADQFAMAHDRYSKDLEAIKKRGVNVIKTGEPLLNAQLASWNKVIAEQSKEPFFAKVIASQKDWVKRTGAYFLTNNLDSTALNAAYKNAFG; this comes from the coding sequence ATGACCGCGAAGTCAAGGACAAGTCGCCGTAAATTCCTCTTGGCCGCCGGTGCAACCGGCGCAGCCACGATTGCCATGCCGCAGGTCTCGCGCGCGCAAACCACCACCTGGAAATATCAATCGACCTGGCCGACCAAGGATATTTTCCACGAGATGGCGGTCGATTATGCCAAAAAGGTTAACGACATGACCGGCGGACGTCTGAAGCTCGACGTTCTCGCCGCTGGCGCCGTCGTTCCGGCCTTCCAGATGGCCGATGCCGTGCATTCGGGCGTGCTCGATGCTGGTCACGGCGTCACCGCTTACTGGTACGGCAAGCACAAGGCATATTCGCTGTTTGGCACGCCGCCTTCCTTCGGGTGGGATGCGCACAGCATGCTGGCTTGGTTTTATTACGGCGGCGGCGAGCCGCTCTATAAGGAACTGGTCAACGACATTCTGAAACTCAATCTCGTTGGCTTCCTTTATTTCCCGATGCCGACCCAGCCGCTTGGCTGGTTCAAGAAGGAAATGAAGACCGGCGATGACTTCAAGGGGCTGAAATATCGTACCGTTGGTCTGTCCGCCGATGTGTTCAAGGATATGGGCGCTGCGGTGACAATTCTTCCTGGCGGCGAAATCGTGCCGGCAATGGATCGCGGCCTGCTCGATGCGGCGGAGTTCAACAATCCGTCGTCCGACATCCTGCTTGGTTTCCCCGACGTCTCGAAATTCTTCATGATGGGCAGCCATCATCAGCAGTCGGAAGCATTCGAGATCATCTTCAACAAGCAGAAATTCGATGCCCAGCCGGCTGAAGTGAAGTCGATCCTGCGCAACGCGGCTTTCGCAGCGACCGCCGATCAGTTTGCCATGGCGCACGACCGCTATTCGAAGGATCTCGAAGCGATCAAGAAACGTGGCGTCAATGTCATCAAGACAGGTGAGCCTCTGCTCAATGCACAGCTTGCGTCCTGGAACAAGGTGATCGCGGAGCAGTCGAAGGAACCCTTCTTCGCCAAGGTGATCGCCTCGCAGAAGGACTGGGTGAAGCGTACCGGCGCCTACTTCCTCACCAACAACCTGGACTCGACCGCCCTCAACGCGGCCTACAAGAACGCCTTCGGCTAA